One Candidatus Paceibacterota bacterium genomic window carries:
- a CDS encoding DNA methyltransferase, whose product MENFNDKFLLSFEKEFNINYPKINSATYKSLVNYASDLDLPIQSWYRYKEGYSIKLVDQVLTKYNVKQGDLIVDPFCGSGSTLLQAKINRCNSIGFEINPFSAFLAKVKTQDYKKQDILIFNENVIELKKVTSKQNVDIPKLSTIEQLFEKKALFYLLTLKDKINKIKNKKVSNLLMLAWLGILEEASNYKKAGNGLKFRKTIKKTLRDQEYVRKIFFKAIDNIKNDLDFAVKISNKVDTEVIEDSCFNLNKYTKKNSIKGVIFSPPYANCFDYTEIYKVELWMGSFVKEYSDLKVLRKKGIRSHLNGYEIESKLAVKSVPELGALVKELSLKKLWDKRIPKMIEAYFNDMFRSMAEIYKGLKKNGFCVIIVSNSAYGGIVIPTDLLLAKFAKHLGFKVSSIDVARNIITSSQQYKETEKYRGYLRESIIYLEKK is encoded by the coding sequence ATGGAGAACTTTAACGATAAATTTTTACTTTCTTTTGAAAAAGAATTTAATATCAATTATCCAAAAATTAACTCTGCAACATATAAGAGTCTTGTTAATTATGCTTCTGATTTAGATTTACCAATACAAAGCTGGTATCGCTACAAGGAAGGATACTCGATTAAGCTAGTTGATCAAGTTCTTACTAAGTACAATGTAAAACAAGGCGACCTAATAGTCGACCCTTTTTGTGGTAGTGGAAGTACTCTTTTACAAGCCAAAATAAATAGATGTAACAGCATTGGTTTTGAGATAAATCCTTTTTCTGCATTTTTAGCAAAAGTAAAGACTCAAGATTATAAAAAACAAGATATTTTAATATTTAATGAAAATGTAATTGAACTTAAAAAAGTGACAAGTAAACAGAACGTTGATATTCCAAAACTTTCAACAATTGAACAACTTTTTGAAAAAAAAGCACTATTTTATCTTTTAACTTTAAAAGATAAAATTAATAAAATAAAAAATAAAAAAGTTTCTAATTTACTGATGCTCGCTTGGTTGGGTATTCTTGAAGAAGCATCAAATTATAAAAAAGCTGGTAATGGTTTAAAGTTCCGTAAAACTATTAAAAAAACACTTCGAGATCAGGAGTATGTAAGAAAAATATTCTTTAAGGCAATCGATAATATAAAAAATGATTTAGATTTTGCGGTTAAGATATCTAACAAGGTAGATACAGAGGTCATTGAAGACTCTTGTTTTAATTTAAATAAATACACAAAAAAAAATTCTATAAAAGGTGTTATTTTTTCACCCCCTTATGCTAATTGTTTTGACTATACAGAAATATATAAAGTAGAACTTTGGATGGGTTCTTTTGTAAAAGAATACTCTGATTTAAAAGTTTTACGAAAGAAAGGTATTAGATCTCATTTAAATGGATATGAAATAGAATCTAAGCTTGCAGTAAAAAGCGTTCCAGAGTTAGGAGCATTAGTGAAGGAACTTTCTTTAAAAAAACTTTGGGATAAAAGAATTCCAAAGATGATAGAAGCATACTTTAATGATATGTTTCGTTCAATGGCTGAAATATATAAAGGATTAAAAAAGAATGGGTTTTGTGTAATTATTGTTAGTAATTCTGCATATGGAGGAATAGTTATCCCAACTGATCTATTATTAGCAAAATTCGCTAAGCATTTAGGTTTTAAGGTTTCTTCAATTGATGTTGCTCGTAACATTATTACTAGTTCACAACAATACAAAGAAACCGAAAAATACCGTGGTTACTTAAGAGAAAGTATCATTTACTTGGAAAAAAAATAG
- a CDS encoding DNA methyltransferase has translation MEKDEKEKIIEVTNIPAKPKDGDVFLIKAFGISSFTHGIFKYPCKFIPHIPRWFIENYASTDTKKYGVIDPFMGSGTTLVEASLLGYPSYGIDIDPLSKLLSNVKTTPFYDREFSIIDQFISDYKITIKKPDQLKNKIEEFVPDRDLINYWFSESTIKDLALIRFLIQKNFTQFKNKKVKNFLEIVLASIIRKVSKADNQSPKPYISTKIKKDHVIVFDEFYKNLIKYIDSIKQFSDESKAEVKIIGFDARSVDKKSLYFNKVSLAMTSPPYINAFDYVRSLKLENFWLDGFSKQKLDELYDHQIGSEKVKTLKEVPAYGIKELDSVLAQIYLLDKKRAWITFKYFQAMTENLKSIHDSLQKGGYYCIVVGNSKIRGFDVDTASILLKIAKDVGYKKKLVFSYIIRNRYLRIPRSGRGGFIPKDYVLVFEK, from the coding sequence ATGGAAAAAGATGAAAAAGAGAAAATTATAGAAGTAACTAATATCCCAGCAAAACCAAAAGACGGGGATGTTTTTTTAATAAAAGCATTTGGTATTTCAAGTTTTACTCATGGCATTTTTAAGTACCCATGTAAATTCATACCACATATCCCACGTTGGTTTATAGAAAATTATGCTTCAACTGATACAAAAAAATATGGTGTAATAGATCCATTTATGGGTTCAGGAACAACTCTCGTAGAAGCTTCTTTGTTAGGTTATCCTAGTTATGGTATTGATATTGATCCATTAAGTAAATTATTGAGTAATGTTAAAACCACACCATTTTATGATAGAGAATTTTCTATTATTGATCAATTTATCTCTGATTATAAAATAACAATAAAAAAGCCTGATCAATTAAAAAATAAGATTGAGGAGTTTGTTCCTGATAGGGATTTAATTAATTACTGGTTTTCTGAGTCTACAATTAAAGATCTCGCACTTATTCGTTTTCTAATTCAAAAAAACTTTACTCAATTTAAGAATAAAAAGGTAAAAAACTTTCTTGAAATTGTATTGGCTTCTATAATACGAAAAGTTTCTAAGGCGGATAATCAATCACCTAAACCGTATATTTCAACTAAAATAAAAAAAGATCACGTTATTGTGTTTGATGAATTTTATAAAAACCTAATTAAGTATATAGATTCAATTAAGCAGTTTTCAGATGAATCAAAAGCAGAGGTAAAAATAATTGGATTTGACGCAAGAAGTGTTGATAAAAAATCTCTCTATTTTAATAAGGTTAGTTTAGCAATGACATCACCACCTTATATAAATGCCTTCGATTATGTTCGTTCCTTAAAGCTAGAAAACTTTTGGCTTGATGGTTTTAGTAAACAAAAGTTAGATGAACTTTATGATCATCAGATTGGCTCAGAAAAAGTAAAAACTTTAAAAGAAGTTCCTGCATATGGAATTAAAGAACTTGATTCTGTATTGGCTCAAATATATTTATTAGACAAAAAAAGAGCATGGATTACTTTTAAGTATTTTCAGGCAATGACAGAAAATCTAAAATCTATACATGATTCTCTTCAAAAAGGAGGATATTATTGCATAGTTGTAGGAAACAGTAAAATAAGAGGATTTGATGTTGATACAGCTAGTATTTTGTTAAAAATAGCAAAAGATGTAGGATATAAAAAGAAGCTTGTCTTTTCTTATATAATAAGAAATAGATACCTTCGTATCCCAAGATCTGGTCGAGGTGGATTTATCCCTAAAGACTATGTATTAGTTTTTGAAAAATAA
- a CDS encoding AlwI family type II restriction endonuclease: MKNNFMTRTRSLEIWHIPKRQNIHQIIGSVEILSQDSFNGKSWTSMKQEAFNTLLGKHGLTKRGRPLSPSARRTLEALIKYLGFIVIDNSTTPSTIHVTNAGFELIKKHGSVLGLGKNLTIVSGNGKEILESKVVEHQMNKLQITNPVIKEDCVNILLFPFRVTLKLLLELESLSKEELGYIVFSMKKEDEYKLIIEKIKTFRQLPEKRRKAEIDAFKNTEVGNLTLVQAPTAGYYIGLCVATGLCERKSSDLCIKVDKKEEILLILEKYKNIRPFDFGDNLRLWIEYFGDFKRIRPPLLVNVHINLPEKCYVRVYNHENKETSSGVVSGSLSFGAALFENEEYKFDFFSFSDATLFYSEKKKIKSDTIKFLLPTVKKAIQGDDTQEILEKKILELIASKDYDSLYGHHISIVSSITGKNNFNTAQLRGGRLEYLFFKLLQKYKDLGKIDDVIWNGRVDEFGIMYPALGGKEGYPDVYFFIKQNVYVLELTTIRANAMQWSAEGGSVHDHIMNLQKKIGTQYFTHGIFSAPTIAPRIEGMYKHIATKEDTPHHTIPIEALIKELKKLPNIF; this comes from the coding sequence TTGAAAAATAATTTTATGACACGAACAAGGAGTTTAGAAATTTGGCATATACCAAAGAGACAAAATATCCATCAAATTATTGGTTCTGTAGAAATCTTATCTCAAGATAGTTTTAATGGAAAATCTTGGACTTCAATGAAACAAGAAGCTTTTAATACTCTTCTTGGGAAACATGGCTTAACTAAAAGAGGTAGACCTTTATCTCCATCAGCAAGAAGAACATTAGAGGCCCTAATTAAATATTTAGGTTTTATTGTTATCGATAATTCCACAACACCTTCAACAATACATGTAACAAATGCAGGTTTTGAGCTAATAAAAAAACACGGTTCCGTTTTGGGTTTAGGAAAAAATTTAACTATTGTTTCTGGTAATGGAAAAGAAATTTTGGAATCTAAGGTTGTGGAACACCAAATGAATAAGTTGCAAATTACGAATCCTGTAATAAAGGAGGATTGTGTAAATATTCTTCTTTTCCCATTTCGTGTTACCTTAAAACTTTTATTAGAACTCGAATCCCTTTCGAAGGAAGAATTAGGATACATTGTTTTCTCAATGAAAAAGGAAGATGAGTATAAATTAATTATTGAAAAAATTAAAACTTTTAGACAACTACCAGAGAAACGAAGAAAAGCAGAAATTGATGCTTTTAAAAATACTGAGGTTGGTAATCTTACTTTAGTACAAGCACCTACCGCAGGTTACTATATTGGTCTTTGTGTTGCTACAGGTTTATGTGAAAGAAAATCTAGTGATTTATGTATAAAAGTAGATAAAAAAGAAGAAATACTTTTAATCCTTGAAAAATACAAAAATATTAGACCATTTGATTTTGGAGATAATTTAAGACTTTGGATTGAATATTTTGGTGATTTCAAAAGAATACGGCCACCATTACTTGTTAATGTTCACATTAACTTACCTGAAAAATGCTATGTTCGTGTTTATAACCACGAAAATAAAGAAACTTCTTCTGGTGTTGTTTCGGGTTCTTTATCCTTTGGCGCCGCTCTTTTTGAAAATGAAGAGTATAAATTTGATTTTTTTAGTTTTAGTGATGCAACACTTTTTTACTCTGAAAAGAAAAAAATTAAATCAGATACTATTAAATTTTTACTCCCCACGGTGAAAAAAGCTATACAAGGAGATGATACACAAGAAATATTAGAGAAGAAAATTTTAGAGCTTATAGCTAGTAAAGATTATGATTCTTTATATGGTCATCATATATCTATAGTTAGTTCAATTACCGGTAAGAATAATTTTAATACTGCCCAACTTAGGGGTGGCCGACTAGAATATTTATTTTTTAAATTACTTCAAAAGTATAAAGACTTAGGTAAAATCGATGATGTTATATGGAATGGTCGGGTTGATGAATTTGGAATTATGTATCCAGCATTGGGTGGTAAAGAAGGATATCCGGATGTATATTTTTTTATAAAACAAAATGTTTATGTTCTAGAACTTACAACAATAAGGGCTAATGCAATGCAGTGGTCTGCGGAAGGAGGTTCCGTGCACGATCACATAATGAACCTTCAAAAGAAAATCGGTACTCAGTATTTTACTCATGGTATTTTTTCTGCACCAACTATTGCACCAAGAATTGAGGGAATGTATAAACACATCGCTACAAAAGAAGATACTCCTCATCACACAATACCAATTGAAGCATTGATAAAGGAACTTAAAAAGTTGCCGAATATTTTTTAA
- a CDS encoding AlpA family phage regulatory protein — MKHNYEKSKFLEILRESPWISFASKKTGISRATIYRWMKDSPEFRREVNVAMKAGVSQIDEIAEMGLAKKLKEGYFPAIKFHLINNNPKYAPKRNIDPPPLFVHQHNDESEVCELCIRVAVEKENKEQEMKQRIKAEVTRLSNPKAKKEKDALMKSILKNARERNKRPRESWE, encoded by the coding sequence ATGAAACATAATTATGAAAAATCAAAGTTTTTGGAGATTCTTCGTGAATCTCCATGGATCTCGTTCGCCTCCAAAAAGACGGGTATTTCGAGGGCTACAATTTACCGATGGATGAAGGATAGTCCTGAATTCAGACGAGAAGTGAATGTTGCCATGAAAGCAGGAGTGTCTCAAATAGATGAAATTGCAGAAATGGGGTTGGCAAAGAAACTAAAGGAAGGATACTTTCCAGCAATCAAATTTCATCTAATTAACAATAATCCAAAATATGCTCCAAAGCGGAATATTGATCCTCCTCCACTTTTCGTACATCAACACAATGATGAATCAGAAGTCTGTGAACTTTGCATTCGTGTAGCTGTCGAAAAAGAAAATAAAGAACAAGAAATGAAACAAAGAATAAAGGCAGAGGTCACAAGATTGTCAAATCCAAAAGCAAAAAAAGAAAAAGATGCACTTATGAAAAGTATTTTAAAAAATGCAAGGGAAAGAAACAAAAGACCCAGAGAAAGTTGGGAATAA
- a CDS encoding DNA methyltransferase yields MPEKIKIVHVVVSELKIAEYNPRKWDKEAESQLKESIKKFGIVDPLLVNSAEERKNVVIGGHFRLSVIKELGIEEVPVVYINIPDIEKEKELNIRLNKNTGEFDFNLLAKFDEAFLADVGFTSEDIDSIFEEDKVEEQFDLNKELEKLNIEKITVEKGDVYDLDGSKVMCGDSTVEADMLKLCGEDKIDMVMTDPPYILDYLHGKSRQGKATEGFGAKKNRRYLETDVLPDNFTELWMANVHKVQAEDFSIICYENWKNIRTIWNEMEKYWKVKNMLVWHLANRNQGYAGKHKFFSKYDIAMVATSEQHEGLQTEIEEELLENEYNTALFAISGSPQWESYGKGKKYCPTDHIEHLAADEKSSGQGIIFGTKPLEILIPYIKVLTTRDQLVLEPFGGSGSTLIASIKLKRRCFVMEKSPVYTEVIINRWEKFTGKRRIKLS; encoded by the coding sequence ATGCCAGAAAAAATAAAAATAGTGCATGTGGTTGTAAGCGAACTCAAGATTGCAGAATATAATCCTAGAAAATGGGATAAAGAAGCAGAGAGTCAGTTAAAAGAAAGTATTAAAAAATTCGGTATAGTAGATCCACTACTTGTGAATTCTGCCGAAGAAAGAAAAAATGTTGTTATCGGAGGTCACTTTAGATTGTCTGTGATCAAGGAACTTGGTATTGAAGAAGTGCCAGTTGTCTACATTAATATTCCTGATATCGAAAAAGAAAAAGAACTAAATATCAGGCTTAACAAAAATACTGGAGAGTTTGACTTTAATCTTTTAGCTAAGTTCGACGAAGCATTCCTCGCAGATGTCGGTTTTACTTCTGAGGACATAGACAGCATCTTTGAAGAAGACAAAGTGGAAGAACAATTCGACCTAAACAAAGAGCTAGAAAAATTAAATATCGAAAAGATAACTGTTGAAAAAGGAGATGTGTATGACTTAGATGGTTCAAAAGTTATGTGTGGCGATAGTACGGTAGAAGCAGATATGTTAAAGCTCTGTGGTGAAGATAAAATAGATATGGTTATGACTGATCCGCCATATATTTTAGATTATCTCCATGGAAAAAGCCGCCAAGGGAAAGCGACTGAAGGATTTGGCGCAAAGAAAAATAGACGATATCTTGAAACTGATGTCTTGCCTGATAATTTTACTGAATTATGGATGGCGAATGTGCATAAAGTACAAGCAGAAGATTTTTCCATTATTTGTTATGAGAACTGGAAAAATATCAGGACCATTTGGAATGAAATGGAAAAGTATTGGAAAGTTAAAAATATGCTCGTGTGGCATCTTGCTAACAGAAACCAAGGATATGCGGGTAAGCATAAATTTTTCTCGAAGTACGATATTGCGATGGTGGCAACTAGCGAACAGCATGAGGGCTTGCAGACTGAAATCGAGGAAGAATTACTGGAGAATGAATATAATACGGCTCTGTTTGCTATCTCAGGCAGTCCTCAATGGGAAAGCTATGGTAAAGGTAAAAAATATTGTCCCACAGATCATATTGAACATCTTGCCGCTGACGAAAAATCATCAGGACAAGGCATTATCTTTGGAACCAAACCGTTAGAAATCTTAATTCCATATATCAAAGTTCTAACGACTAGGGATCAATTAGTGCTTGAGCCATTTGGCGGATCAGGTTCGACGTTAATTGCATCAATAAAGCTAAAACGTAGATGTTTTGTCATGGAGAAGTCTCCAGTCTACACAGAAGTTATTATTAATCGCTGGGAGAAGTTCACTGGTAAAAGAAGGATTAAATTATCTTAA
- a CDS encoding NUDIX domain-containing protein, which produces MNFKQKIKKLYYFFRNPVYKFYCFIFRPKSLGVKVVVENNNKILMVRIGYAHKGWTFSGGGVDKYESFKEAGLRELEEEVGIKAQDIIEMGEYSSERYFKKNIVKCFYLHTDSSFVKIDNFEIIDSGWYDPEKLPENCSFAVPKIIEIYKEYKEKHK; this is translated from the coding sequence ATGAATTTTAAACAAAAAATTAAAAAACTTTATTATTTTTTTAGAAATCCAGTTTATAAATTTTATTGTTTCATCTTTAGACCAAAGTCTCTCGGAGTAAAAGTAGTAGTTGAAAATAATAATAAAATTCTTATGGTCAGAATTGGTTATGCCCATAAGGGGTGGACATTCTCAGGGGGTGGAGTAGATAAATATGAATCTTTTAAAGAAGCAGGATTAAGAGAGTTAGAAGAAGAAGTAGGAATAAAAGCTCAAGATATAATTGAAATGGGAGAATATTCGTCAGAACGTTATTTTAAGAAAAATATCGTAAAATGTTTTTATTTACATACAGATTCTTCTTTTGTAAAAATTGATAATTTTGAAATAATTGATTCAGGTTGGTATGACCCCGAAAAACTTCCAGAAAATTGTTCCTTTGCTGTTCCAAAAATAATAGAAATTTATAAAGAGTATAAAGAAAAGCATAAATAA
- a CDS encoding inositol monophosphatase, which translates to MEQYLEFAKKLAKEAEEIALKYFSFEVENTWKGDNTPLTLADTEINDLVIKRINETYPEHSIYGEEKSDRKGGSKYIWVCDPIDGTMAFSVGLPIFVFSIALVDQSNGQPILGLIYDPIMKITYWAYKEGGAYRNGQKIFVSKETTLKNTYLNIGAEGKTVGFSTLPFIKLIIEKGCKYMKLPSFIYGGVQVANGKYTGAVFYKKDAHDVASLKIITEEAGGKVTDLNGEERRYDQDGLGCIVSNGILHNEIVEAVQLGKL; encoded by the coding sequence ATGGAACAATATTTAGAATTTGCAAAGAAACTAGCCAAAGAAGCTGAAGAAATAGCTTTGAAATATTTTAGTTTTGAAGTAGAAAACACTTGGAAGGGAGACAACACTCCATTAACTTTAGCGGATACAGAAATAAACGATTTAGTTATAAAAAGAATTAATGAAACTTACCCAGAACATAGTATTTATGGTGAAGAAAAAAGTGACAGAAAAGGAGGTTCTAAATACATTTGGGTCTGTGACCCAATAGATGGAACCATGGCTTTTTCGGTTGGTTTACCCATATTCGTTTTTTCTATTGCTTTAGTTGATCAATCAAATGGTCAGCCTATTTTAGGTTTAATATATGATCCAATAATGAAAATAACATATTGGGCATATAAAGAGGGCGGAGCATATAGAAATGGTCAAAAAATATTTGTCTCAAAAGAGACTACTTTAAAAAATACATATTTAAATATCGGTGCTGAAGGAAAAACGGTTGGTTTTTCAACATTGCCCTTCATTAAATTAATAATTGAAAAGGGTTGCAAATACATGAAGCTCCCTTCTTTTATTTATGGTGGTGTTCAAGTTGCTAATGGAAAGTATACCGGAGCTGTATTTTATAAAAAAGATGCTCATGATGTTGCCTCATTAAAAATTATTACAGAAGAAGCTGGAGGAAAGGTTACGGATCTAAATGGAGAAGAAAGAAGATACGATCAAGACGGACTTGGATGTATTGTTTCAAATGGTATTTTGCATAATGAAATTGTTGAAGCTGTCCAGTTAGGTAAATTATAA